Below is a window of Brassica napus cultivar Da-Ae chromosome A5, Da-Ae, whole genome shotgun sequence DNA.
gaagaaaaaaaaaacaatgacaaTGATCAAGGAATTAGCATGTGTGGCTGTGGTCATCGTTGGTTCAAACTGTTCATAACACTCAGGATGTGGCAATTGCATTTCATACATGTCGATCTAGAATATGATGGAGTTGACATTTCATTTTATTCGAGGGATCAAAACATGAGACGTTTGgataaaaaattgttaaaattcgTGGAAGACTTTACTTTGTCTACTTCGAGCAAAAGACATCTGACTTTTTTCtaatatttcataattttagcattttttacaaaatatggtataaaaacacaaattaagGCATAATCTTGAAAGCATCTCACGATAAGAAAACATGCCTAAAGTAACGAAAATTTATGTCAACTTTGGCTATCGTAAATTGAGTACGAGATAATTAGAAAGTTACAACAAAAGACGATCGTCGTAAATTCGATGTAAGTTTACGAGAAAAGGTATTCGTCGTAAATCGCATGTAACTTACGATAAAATAACGACTATGAAATAGTTGTCATAAAATCATTGTAAAGTAACAAATAATTTATGACGAAATGTTTTacaattcattaaaataaaaatgaacgggtaaaaaataatattgtaggTTGAAACGTGTTTTTAGTGTGCTATATGTAACATATTTTGTcgtaaattaaattttatatggaTTAAAAGGACTTGTAAAAcaattttgttattaatttttatattcctATCTACCAAGGacaaaaattttgtatatatatgacaTTTCTATTGATAATAAAACATACAAACAAGAAAAAGATAACTCACAGAACAAAAAAGATAGAAAATGTCCGTTGATGGCAATATTTACGAGTTATAAAGTTGAATGTATATACACAAAGATATGATGGGAGAGAGACAAATGAATTTCCTGACGGTCTAGAGATATTCATGTACAGACTGGTAATACACTGATCACCCAAGAAACCGGTAAGATGTTTTGTCCTTGTCGGAAAGtgcaaaaatacaaaaatataccTATGGTGAAATTGTATTAAACCATTTAGTAAATAGAATATTTACACCACATTACTACATTTGATTTAAACATGGAAAGATTTATGTTGGGAATGAAGATATTAATAGTATTATCAATTTTTAAGATGTTGGTAAttgtgaagaaccgaatcatttgcataatgaaaaTAGTTACCATCAGAATGAGCAAACGGTAGATCATGATAGAGTTTATGATATGGTTATAAATGCAATTTTAGAAACTAAACAATAGAAAATGAAGTTGGTAGCAGTGTCGGTCTTTGGTAGAATCAAAGGAAGCATGTGCTTCTATCCTTTTTTTTTCCGGCCACAAATTAGTAAGTATTCATTAGTCTAGCTGCAATCAATAATCTTAGCTATGTCAAACAATTTTGGGTCGATTCTCTCAGATGCCATTtcaacttatttattttttgctttttttttctttccaaaaagTGGCCAATTTTTTCCTTTGTTTCTAGTCTTTTAGTTCTTAGGACCGGCTATGGTTGGTAGTGTTGAAGAACCTAACTTGGAttcaaaaagttttatgaaacgTTAGATGATACAAATCTGCCAATCTACACTAGTTGCAGagaatcactacaagaaaaaaaaaagtttttcttagCGGACGGAAAACGCTATCTAACGATACGATAGGTTTATGAAGCGTTGTATCATCGCCCATCATAGTATGTCAAACACATTAGATAACGGTTTTTTGCATTGCTATcttattgttatatattatagcaTTTTTCTGTatgcaattaaatattttttaataacgtGTCTTTATcgttattatttacattaaatttatttattttagaattatttattttaggtttaataataaaaaacacaataaattttttttttattaaacattaTAAATTACATTTGATAGAAGATAAGAGCAACTTTAACCCTATTACCCCAAATGAGTTTTTCTTAAtgcttttttaattaattgattGTACCTTTTTGCACTTAAAAACTTTAGAtaagaaactataaaaaatgTGTGCTCCAATGGTAGTTTCTTAAATAGGggttcttaataattttttttttttgaagagaaaatttatttattaaataaaacataataaaatagaacattttaaacattttaattttttttaaacaaggaTTACTAAAATAAACGAGAATAATTAGAAAGAAACATTCCAAACTTAGTTGTTGTCTTCGTCACGTccaaatttactccataaatgttcaaccaaatcagctttgagTTGTTGATGAATTTGACTATCACGAATTCTTGTTCGAACACCCAgcatattggcgatatttgtaggcATATCCGTAGAATAAtcgagatcgacatgtgaacttccggtttcttctccttgttggaactctaaaacattaaatagagtatatccatctcgttcgtcttctactatcatattatggagtatgatacatgttctcataatcttcccaattttggttttatcccaaaaaagcgcggggtttttaacaatggcaaatcgagcttgcaagactccaaaagcacgctcgacatcttttcggacagcttcttgatgttgagcaaataaaaccgcTTTCAGCACTAGTGGCATtgaaatagattggataaaaattgcaaatttcggataaataccatcggtgagatagtaagccaaatgatactctcttccattgacagagaaagtgacttgcggagcttgaccttttattatatcatcaaaaacaggtgagcgttcaagaacattgatatcatttaaggtatctggaggtccaaaaaacgcatgccatatccatagatcatacgaagcaaccgcctctaaaacaaTTGTGGGTTTTCTTGAACCCTGTGtatattgccctttccaagcggtgggacaattcttccactcccaatgcatacaatcgatgcttcctatcatcccgggaaatccacggAACTCACCAACTTGAAGTAGACGTTAAAGATCAGcgggtgttggtcttcttaggtactcatcgccgaataaattaattattcctTCCACAAAATGTTCCACACATGACTGAGTAGTAGTTTCACCGAGTTGGAGGTATTCGTCAACAGCATCAGCCGCACTACCATATGCCAAGATACGAATGGCTGCTGTATACTTTTGAAGTGGAGAGAGACTAGACCTTCCGAGAGCATCTTTCTTTTGTCGAAagaattcaacttcattggaGAGTCGATTAACAATACGCAGGAACAATGGTTTGTTCATTTTAGATCGTCGTCGGAATAGATTTTGAGGATATTTTGGAGTTTcgctgaaataatcattccataaacgtacattgccttcttcacgatttctttcAATGTggactcgttttttttttcttttcttccttgTATCTTCTTGATTATCATGATTTATGCACAAATCCTCGAacgtttgatcaaaatattgattgcaatattgatcaaaatattgatcaaaatcaTCTACTCCCTCAAAACTGTTATGAGAAGATGAAGCcatagaattttattttgtggTGGAAGAGAAGACTTTGTAACTTGTGTTTTTCAAGACATAGTAGAgtgaaaacaatttattatatGACACAACCTACACTCGTGAGGAAGAGAGAAGAGTGACAATGCTTTATGAAAACTTTAGATGATGAGAGTAGAGTGAAAACAATGAAATGCATTACAATTCTTTATATAGAGCAAGAGAGAAGAGTGACACAACCAACACTCGTGACACATACAGCTTGTTAACCAGACACTCGTGACACTTACATACAAAACTCCTCACTTCAACTTACAAAAGTCGTGACAGGAACATACAAAAGGCATGACACGGACGTACAAACATACAGCTTGCATTTTGTCTTGACTTGAACTCGTGTCTCTTGACTTCAACTCACATACAGCTTGCATTTTGGCTCCGTTATCTCATGATTTCTTTCTCTCTGCACACGGGAAGAAAGGCAATAAGATACATATACATAACACATTTACATAACACATTTCACTCAAGTTTCACTTAtcacatataaataaaacatttcactCAAGTTTCACTTATCACATACACATAACACATTTCACTCAAGAACGGAAACATAACTCGATTTAAACACATACACATAAACTCGAAAACATTTTATCACAACAGGAACAGAAGATGACACATACATTCCACAAGAACAGGAGCAGAACTCGACTTAAACACATACACCTAGTTATCCAGCATCTCTGTAAGAAGCTTAGTCTTTACTGCTTGTTCTACTTCAGAAAGTGGGTCTGTTTTTGAAATGAGGCTGTTAAGCAGAGCCATTTTCGAAACTCTCTCTTGCAGGGCCAAGTCTTTCTCTTTAATAGAGCACATGGTCTCAAACTTTACTGAAGCCTCATTATCTACGATTGGTTTCTTTGCAGAAGCTGATTTTGAAGCCTTAACACCAGCTGGCCGTTTGGTAGGTTGCTCGTCTAGATTGATAGTTGCTTGAGAGCTTGCTGTTTCTGCTCCATCCTCACACTTTCTCTTCTGACCGTTTCCACCAAGCTTACTAGTAGCATGCTCAGACCATTTCTGGTCATAGCGGAGATCCTCCCAAGCATGGTGGAGATTAAATTTAATCTTGTGATCATTGAAAAATATTTCGTGTGCCAGTTTCACAACATCACTCTCGCTCTGACCACTAGTTTTCTGTCTTGTTGCTGCCGCATATGATCCGCAGAACTTGCAAACAAGATCATTCAGCTTCTGCCACCTTTGCTTACACTGAGGAGGTTCTGGCATATCACCTCCTGCCACCTTCGGACTAGCTGCAAAGTAAGCGGCAATGCGGCCCCATAAAGTACTTGCTTTTTGCTCATTGCTGACTACAGCATCCTTGCTGGTGTTTAATCAGGCGCTAATGAGCACTAGATCATCAGAGGGAGgccattttcttctttctttgagCACTGAACGTGAGTCTCCACAGAAGCTTGCAGTTTCAGTTGGTTGAGTACTGAACACAGGGAGTTGTGAGCCGCTTTCATAAGGAAAGGGTTCGGGAAGGTTACAATCTTGTTGACAGTTTAAAAGGTCCACAAACTTGGACGTGTGACTATATGGATTACTAGAATCCATATTACTATGTCAAAAAAGTCAGAAAGAAGAAGTAAAGAGAAGGATGTTGGATGATGAAAAGGAAGAGAAGATGTTTTCCCGGTTTTATAGacgaaaagagaagaagatgttgtTATAGATGAAAAGAGAGGAAGATGTTGTTACGGTTCTTTTCACTGTCTTTACTATTTGAGAAGAGTAAAGCTGAGTAGACACATATCTAACTTATTTATTACCTAACTCTAACAAGCATTCATAAAGCTAACAACTAtcacaagcattaaaaataatagCATTCATTAAGCTAACTACTATCAGAAACATTCATCACAACAAGCATTCACTAAACAGCATTCATCACAACCATTGATTAAACTAACTACTAACCGGCCCTAGAAATTAAGAAAATGGCAAGAAAATGATTTCAAGTTTTGAAGACTAACCTCAAAGCCAATCTGAAGTTGTGTTTGCTTCTCGCAAGAACTGGATGTGTAAACCTGTTTACATCGCCTCAACCCTGTCAAAACGAGCAATGCAATGAACTTAAGACATGATCCAACTTCAACACAATACGCTAAATACAGAGCCTAAGCTAAAATACAGAGCCAAGTCTTGATCCTTACGCTAGCTAAATAATCTTTAAAACTCTAATTAAGATGAATGAAGTGAGAAAGTTAATTACTTGGGAAGTGATCTCAGTGAGGACCGAGACACTCGTCGGAGGAGATGCCGTGAGGACCGAAGCAGACGTCGTCCATGGTGGCTTTGCATCGTCGGAGGAGGCGCCTTCaggacagagagagagagagagacgtcgTATATGGTGGGATTGGAACCTTCTTGTGACGGAGCGAGAGAAACGTTGTCCTTCGTGGTGGGTTTGGATCGGTGGTGGGTTTCGATCCTCCCTCTGTCACGGAGAAGACGGAGGAGACGCCGTGAGGAGAAAGAGAATCGTCGTCCTTCCAGGTGGGTTTTGATCCGCCCTCTGTCACGGAGAAGACGAAAAGACGATAACGAAGCCAGATGGAGTATCGGTGGTGGAGGATCGGTGGTGGAGGATCTGTGTGGACGATCTGTGTGGAGGATCGGTGATGGGTTTGAATCACTCGTCGGTTTCGTCTCTCTTCGTGACGGAGAACACGAAGTGagaggagaagaaagaaagaaaagaaaattgaagaaaaaaaaaactttctactGACATGTGTCTATAAAACCCCCCAATAAAATCGGTAACCGAACACGCTAATTAAGGATCGATAACttgagttttattttctttacatttaatttaaatCACTTATTAACCTTAAAACCCCCTTAAGGTTCAGCGTTAATGCTGGTCTAAGAATCGGTTTACACTTAATACTAAaccaaatgttttaaaaattaaatataatctaacctaattttaattaaacctAATCAAAACCTAATCTTCTTGAGGCAGCCTCCTCACGAACTTCTCTGTTCCTCGCCGCAAGCCCCATGACCACAACCTCTTCTCACGGCCACCAACTTCTCCGTCGCCTCCTCGCTGCAAGCCCCATGACCAACACTCTGCTCCGACCACCAGCTTCTCCGTCGCCTCCTCGCCGCAAGCCCCATGACCACCACCTCTGCTCACGACCACCAGCTTCTCCATCGCCTCCTAGCCGAAAACCCAATGACCACCACATCTGCTAACAATCACCATTTCTTTCTCACTTTTAATGAGAACAGAAAACCATATTTAAAAGAGAAATAGAGAGACGGTGGCGAAAGGGAGAGATGGCGGTGGTCAAACATCTTCATATCTGCGGTCGTTGGGTTAGACTCCACCTTCAgatttgtgtgtgtgtgaggaGCGTGTTACAGAGAAAGGAGATGTGTGTTACATGaatcgtgtgtgtgtgtgtgtgtttgagaCAGTGATGGAGGTGTGTTTGAGAATGATACAGAGGAAGAGATCGATAGAGTCTAGAAGaaggaaaatgaaaatatgaattCTTGGCCATTGGATTACAAATAATCAATGGTCAGAAATATTAATCCAAATTTTGAAGAATGGACCAATAAGAATGAAGGAGGAAGATGACAA
It encodes the following:
- the LOC125608634 gene encoding glutathione S-transferase T3-like — encoded protein: MEKLVVVSRGGGHGACGEEATEKLVVGAECWSWGLQRGGDGEVGGREKRLWSWGLRRGTENKDAVVSNEQKASTLWGRIAAYFAASPKVAGGDMPEPPQCKQRWQKLNDLVCKFCGSYAAATRQKTSGQSESDVVKLAHEIFFNDHKIKFNLHHAWEDLRYDQKWSEHATSKLGGNGQKRKCEDGAETASSQATINLDEQPTKRPAGVKASKSASAKKPIVDNEASVKFETMCSIKEKDLALQERVSKMALLNSLISKTDPLSEVEQAVKTKLLTEMLDN